The Pseudomonas cucumis sequence TGACGCCATCGCGGGCAAGCCCGCTCCCACAGGTTCAGCGCGATCCTTGTGGGAGCGGGCTTGCCCGCGATGGCAATCTTACAGCCGCCGAAACTCTCGCTTCTTCTGCGCGGTCCATAGACACTCTTTCACCTTTAATCATTGGGCCGTCTTGCGGCGCAAATGCTAATCTCCATCCCACTTTTAGCGAAGTCGAGCCGCAACCCGTCATGGGTTCAGGGAAGACGACCACACTTTCACAACGGACATTGAACGGATACTTCATGAATAAATCAGCAGGCGTGCTTCTAGGAATTGTCGTGGCCATCGGTGCAATCAGCGCTGGCGGTGCGTGGTACACCGGCAGCAAACTCGATGGGGTGCTGAACACCTCGATCGCCGACGCCAACAAAGAGCTGCAAGCCGCGCTGGCTGGTTCCAACGGCACGGCGTCGCTGGAGCTGGTGTCGCTGGACCGCCATGTGTTCAGCAGCACCGCGCACTACCGCCTCAAGGGCGAGGGCGAGATGTTTGGTGAAGCGCCCGTCGAGTTGCTGTTCGTCGATCGCATCGAACACGGCCCGCTGCCGTTCTCGCGCCTGGTGTCGCTGAAGTGGTTGCCGGTCCTGGCTACCAGTCACTACGAGCTGGAAAAGACCCCGCTGACCGAGAAGTGGTTCGCGGCCGCCAAGGACAATTCCCCGGTCAAAGGCGTGGTCAACATCGGCTACGACAATTCCACCAAGGGCACCCTCGAATTTCTGCCGCTGGAAACAGCGCTGGATGACAAATCCAATCTGACTTTCTCCGGTATGAAACTCGATGTAGCCGCCAGTGCCCAGGCACAAAAGGTCAAGGCCGACGGTTACATGGACAGCCTGAAGCTGACCACCGTGGCCGAAGATCAAACCCCGGTGCAGGTCGAGCTCAATGGCTTGACCGTGGCCAGTAACCTGAACAAAAGCACGTACGGCTATTACACCGGCGAAAACACTATCGAGCTGACCAACAGCAAGACCACCTTCGGCGCCAAGCAGTCGGTACTCGGCGTCAAGAACTTTGAAATGAAGAACAAGACCGAGGAATCGGGCACCAACGCTTCGGGGCGTGCCGATTACAAGGTCGGTGAAGTGTCTTTGAACGGCAAGACTGTCGGTTCTGCGCAGATGGCCATGAGCCTGAAAAACCTCGACATTCCGTCAACGATGTCGCTGATGCAGATCTACCAGACCAAACTGCAACCGTACGAAAAGGCCGCCGCTGAAGCTGCCGCCGCCGGTCTACCAGCGCCGGAACTGAACCTGACCCCGGCCGAAGAGGCACAGGTCAAGACCGGCCTGGAGAAACTGCTGGCCGCCGGCCCGCAGGTGGCTCTGGAAAACCTGTCGTTCAACACCAGCAACGGCGAAAGTCGCGCCAACCTGGTGCTGGACCTGACCAAACCACAATCCATGGACCTGCCGCCAGACCAATTGGTCAAGCAGTTGATCGCCCTGCTGGACTTCAACCTGTTGGTGTCCAAGCCGATGCTGGTTGACGTGCTCACCGTGCAGTCGCAAATCGACGGCCAGACCGACGCCAAGTTGATCGCCGATCAGGCGAGCGCAACCGCCGACATGTTCAGCAGCATGGCGGTCGGCACGCAATTGGCGAAACTGGACGGTAACAACGTCGTCACCAAGCTGCACTACGCCAACAATCAGGTGGACTTCAACGGCCAGAAAATGACCCTCGAAGAGTTTGTCGGCTTCGTGATGAGCAAACTCGGCGGCACGGGCGACGTCACCCTCCAGTAAAACTGCAGGCTTCAGCGCAGCGCCCGGCCTCTGCAACACGCAGACGCCGGGCGTTTTGCTGTCTGGGGTTTCGAAACGGGGAGAGGGGGAGAAGATTCCAATGCCGGTCAGCCAAGGTGCGGAACCTGTGGGAGCGGGCTTGACTGACTGGAGATGGCCCGAACGTCACGAATCTGAACAATTATTGTGTTCTGAAGAGTCGACTACGTTCGCATGCAAAACTGCGTCGATAAAGCTTGGCTGGGTCTTTCGACCCGGCTTTCCGCTACGAATGGGCAAGGGACATTGCGACCCGGCTGGCCATGTAAGGATGCTGACGAATGC is a genomic window containing:
- a CDS encoding YdgA family protein — its product is MNKSAGVLLGIVVAIGAISAGGAWYTGSKLDGVLNTSIADANKELQAALAGSNGTASLELVSLDRHVFSSTAHYRLKGEGEMFGEAPVELLFVDRIEHGPLPFSRLVSLKWLPVLATSHYELEKTPLTEKWFAAAKDNSPVKGVVNIGYDNSTKGTLEFLPLETALDDKSNLTFSGMKLDVAASAQAQKVKADGYMDSLKLTTVAEDQTPVQVELNGLTVASNLNKSTYGYYTGENTIELTNSKTTFGAKQSVLGVKNFEMKNKTEESGTNASGRADYKVGEVSLNGKTVGSAQMAMSLKNLDIPSTMSLMQIYQTKLQPYEKAAAEAAAAGLPAPELNLTPAEEAQVKTGLEKLLAAGPQVALENLSFNTSNGESRANLVLDLTKPQSMDLPPDQLVKQLIALLDFNLLVSKPMLVDVLTVQSQIDGQTDAKLIADQASATADMFSSMAVGTQLAKLDGNNVVTKLHYANNQVDFNGQKMTLEEFVGFVMSKLGGTGDVTLQ